In Drosophila subpulchrella strain 33 F10 #4 breed RU33 chromosome 3R, RU_Dsub_v1.1 Primary Assembly, whole genome shotgun sequence, the following are encoded in one genomic region:
- the LOC119560518 gene encoding coatomer subunit gamma isoform X1 produces the protein MNYFSIASHKKQRGNPPAGPSNAYQNLEKTSVLQETRTFNETPVNARKCIHILTKILYLINQGEQLVAREATDCFFAMTKLFQSKDVVLRRMVYLGIKELSSIAEDVIIVTSSLTKDMTGKEDLYRAAAIRALCSITDNTMLQAVERYMKQCIVDKNAAVSCAALVSSLRLASTAGDVVKRWANEAQEALNSDNIMVQYHALGLLYHIRKSDRLAVSKLVNKLTRGSLKSPYAVCMLIRIACKLIEEEDIPTEELSDSPLFTFIESCLRHKSEMVIYEAAHAIVNLKNTNPRMLSPAFSILQLFCSSPKATLRFAAVRTLNKVAMTHPAAVTTCNLDLEGLITDSNRSVATLAITTLLKTGAESSVERLMKQISTFVAEISDEFKVVVVQAICALCTKYPRKHTVLMNFLSGMLREEGGLEYKTSIVDTIITIIEENVDAKESGLSHLCEFIEDCEHVSLAVRILHLLGKEGPFAATPSKYIRFIYNRVILESPIVRAAAVTAMAQFGASCPALLSNILVLLGRCQMDPDDEVRDRATYYLSILNSERPELYKNYIIERENCSLALLEKSLVDHLNGDLETRFDISIVPKAAIVKPVIANDVMLVTSTAPRPPKITREEESAARLAQLPGIQVLGPIHRSTAPIQLTESETEYTVQCIKHIFGQHVVFQFDCLNTLSDQFLENVRVELTLPEGFTTRAVIPCPKLPYNDLQTTFVIVEFPPDAASSIATFGATLRFVVKDCDPNTGEPDSEEGYDDEYMLEDLELTVADQIQKTKKNNFQVAWDAADSEEWLQAEDTFVLSAVTTLQDAVNTIVKILGLGAANLSEKVPEGTHLHTLLCSGTFRGGADVLVRAKLALSEGVTLNLTVRSTDQDVAELITAAIG, from the exons ATGAATTATTTTTCCATTGCCTCGCACAAAAAACAACGCGGCAATCCGCCAGCAGGACCGAGCAATGCGTACCAGAATCTGGAGAAGACTTCGGTGCTCCAGGAGACGCGCACCTTCAACGAGACGCCGGTGAACGCGCGGAAGTGCATCCACATCCTGACCAAGATCCTGTACCTGATCAACCAGGGCGAGCAGCTGGTGGCCCGCGAGGCCACCGATTGCTTCTTCGCGATGACGAAGCTCTTCCAGTCCAAGGACGTGGTGCTGCGCCGCATGGTCTACTTGGGCATCAAGGAGCTGAGCTCCATTGCCGAGGACGTGATCATCGTGACCAGCTCGCTGACGAAGGACATGACCGGCAAGGAGGATCTCTACAGGGCCGCCGCCATCCGAGCCTTGTGCAGCATCACCGACAACACCATGTTGCAGGCCGTGGAGCGCTACATGAAGCAGTGCATCGTGGACAAGAACGCGGCGGTCTCTTGCGCCGCCTTGGTCAGCTCCCTGCGACTGGCCAGCACCGCCGGCGACGTGGTCAAGCGGTGGGCCAACGAGGCCCAGGAGGCCCTGAACAGCGACAACATCATGGTGCAGTACCACGCCTTGGGGCTGCTCTACCACATCCGCAAGTCGGATCGGCTGGCGGTGTCCAAGTTGGTCAACAAGCTGACCAGGGGTTCTCTGAAGAGTCCCTACGCCGTGTGTATGTTG ATACGCATTGCCTGcaagctgatcgaggaggaaGACATTCCCACCGAGGAGCTGTCCGACTCGCCCTTGTTCACGTTCATCGAGTCCTGTCTGCGCCACAAGAGCGAGATGGTCATCTACGAGGCCGCGCACGCCATCGTCAACCTGAAGAACACTAATCCGCGAATGCTGTCGCCGGCGTTCTCCATCCTCCAGCTATTCTGCAGCTCGCCGAAGGCCACGCTGCGCTTTGCTGCTGTGCGCACGCTCAACAAGGTGGCCATGACGCACCCGGCGGCGGTGACCACCTGCAATCTGGACTTGGAGGGTCTCATCACGGACTCCAATCGATCGGTGGCCACGCTGGCCATTACCACGCTGTTGAAGACCGGCGCCGAATCATCGGTGGAGCGCCTGATGAAGCAGATCTCCACGTTTGTGGCCGAGATCTCCGACGAGTTcaaggtggtggtggtgcaggCTATTTGTGCCCTGTGCACCAAGTATCCGCGTAAGCACACGGTGCTGATGAACTTCCTCAGCGGTATGCTACGCGAAGAGGGCGGTCTGGAGTACAAGACCTCCATTGTGGACACCATAATCACCATTATCGAGGAGAATGTGGATGCCAAGGAGTCCGGTTTGTCGCACCTATGCGAGTTCATCGAGGACTGCGAGCACGTGTCGCTCGCTGTGAGGATTCTTCACCTGCTGGGCAAAGAGGGACCCTTTGCGGCCACGCCCTCCAAGTACATACGCTTCATCTACAACCGCGTCATCCTGGAGAGTCCCATTGTGCGAGCAGCTGCAGTCACGGCAATGGCCCAGTTTGGAGCCTCTTGTCCGGCTCTGTTGAGCAATATTCTTGTTCTGCTGGGTCGTTGCCAGATGGATCCGGACGACGAGGTGCGGGATAGGGCAACTTACTACCTGAGCATCCTTAACTCGGAGAGGCCAGAGCTCTACAAGAACTACATCATCGAGCGGGAGAATTGCTCACTGGCTCTGCTGGAAAAATCGCTGGTCGACCATCTGAATGGCGATCTAGAGACGCGCTTCGACATTTCCATTGTGCCCAAGGCGGCCATCGTGAAGCCGGTGATTGCCAACGATGTAATGCTGGTGACCAGCACTGCACCGCGACCTCCGAAGATCACGCGCGAGGAGGAGAGCGCCGCCCGTTTGGCCCAGCTGCCGGGAATCCAGGTGCTGGGCCCCATCCATCGCAGCACCGCTCCCATCCAGCTGACCGAAAGCGAAACGGAGTACACGGTGCAGTGCATCAAACACATCTTCGGCCAGCACGTGGTCTTCCAGTTCGACTGCTTGAACACCCTGTCCGATCAATTCCTGGAGAATGTGCGCGTGGAGCTGACTCTGCCCGAAGGATTCACGACCAGGGCGGTCATTCCGTGTCCCAAGTTGCCCTACAACGATCTGCAGACCACATTCGTCATCGTGGAGTTCCCGCCCGATGCAGCCAGTTCCATAG CTACCTTTGGCGCCACTTTGCGATTTGTGGTCAAGGACTGCGATCCCAACACCGGAGAGCCGGATTCGGAAGAAGGCTATGACGACGAGTACATGCTGGAAGACCTGGAGCTCACTGTGGCCGACCAGATACAGAAGACCAAGAAGAACAATTTCCAAGTGGCCTGGGATGCGGCCGACAGCGAAG AATGGCTGCAAGCCGAGGACACCTTCGTGCTGTCGGCAGTCACCACCTTGCAGGATGCGGTCAACACCATAGTGAAGATACTGGGATTGGGCGCAGCAAATCTCTCTGAAAAGGTGCCCGAGGGTACTCACCTGCATACGTTGCTCTGCTCAG GAACCTTCAGGGGCGGCGCCGATGTGCTGGTCCGGGCCAAGCTGGCACTTTCTGAGGGCGTAACGCTGAACCTGACCGTGCGCAGCACAGATCAGGACGTGGCGGAGCTCATTACGGCGGCAATCGGATAA
- the LOC119546203 gene encoding protein pygopus, producing MTHNLGMAPYRLPGPAGGLCPPDFKPPPPTDIISAPSNPKKRRKTSSAANSAAAVAAAAAAAAAAANSMQQQQAPPTPQDLLPPPPMGGFGDTIIASNPFDDSPQVSAMSSSAAAAMAAMNQMGGGPGGGHFGGGGPGGHPHWEDRMGMGGGPPPPPHMHPHMHPHHPGGPMGHPHGPHPHMGGPPPMRGMSPMHPHQMGPGPGVGLPPHMNHGRPGGPGGPGGPVPMGSPMGGMAGMGGMSPMGGMGGPSISPHHMGMGGLSPMGGGPNGPNPRAMQGSPMGGPGQNSPMNSLPMGSPMGNPIGSPLGPPSGPGPGNPGNPGGPQQQQQPPQPPMNNGQMGPPPLHSPLGNGPTGHGSHMPGGPIPGPGPGPGGLVGPGGISPAHGNNPGGPGNNMLGGNPGGGGNNNNGSNTNNASNNNQNPHLSPAAGRLGVPTSMQSNGPSVSSVASSSVPSPATPTLTPTSTATSMSTSVPTSSPAPPAMSPHHSLNSAGPSPGMPNSGPSPLQSPAGPNGPNNNNSNNNNNGPMMGQMNPNAVPMQHQQHMGGGPPGHGMGMNQMLPPQQPSHLGPPHPNMMNHPHPHSHPHHHPGGPPPHMMGGPGMHGGPGGMPPHMGGGPNPHMMGGPHGNAGPHMGHGHMGGVPGPGPGPGGMNGPPHPHMSPHHGHPHHHHNPMGGPGPNMFGGGGGGPMGPGGPMGNMGPMGGGPMGGPMGVGPKPMTMGGGKMYPPGQPMVFNPQNPNAPPIYPCGMCHKEVNDNDEAVFCESGCNFFFHRTCVGLTEAAFQMLNKEVFAEWCCDKCVSSKHIPMVKFKC from the exons ATGACCCACAATCTTGGTATGGCGCCATATCGATTGCCGGGTCCAGCGGGCGGACTGTGTCCGCCCGACTTCAAGCCGCCGCCTCCGACGGACATCATCTCGGCGCCGAGCAATCCGAAGAAGCGGCGGAAAACCTCAAGTGCCGCCAACTCTGCTGCGGCGGTGGCTGCTGCGGCGGCTGCCGCAGCCGCTGCTGCGAACTccatgcagcagcagcaggcgccACCCACGCCGCAGGATCTGCTGCCCCCTCCGCCGATGGGAGGCTTTGGAGACACCATTATTGCCTCGAATCCGTTCGACGACAGCCCCCAGGTATCGGCGATGTCCAGCTCGGCGGCCGCGGCGATGGCGGCCATGAACCAGATGGGCGGCGGTCCGGGAGGTGGTCACTTTGGCGGCGGTGGACCGGGAGGCCATCCGCACTGGGAGGACCGCATGGGCATGGGTGGCGGACCGCCTCCCCCGCCACACATGCATCCGCACATGCACCCGCACCACCCGGGCGGTCCCATGGGTCATCCACATGGCCCCCATCCGCACATGGGTGGTCCGCCTCCGATGCGCGGCATGAGCCCTATGCATCCCCATCAAATGGGACCGGGACCAGGCGTCGGACTACCACCACACATGAACCACGGAAGGCCCGGAGGACCTGGAGGCCCAGGAGGACCCGTGCCCATGGGCAGTCCCATGGGAGGAATGGCTGGCATGGGTGGCATGAGCCCCATGGGCGGAATGGGAGGCCCCAGCATATCACCCCATCATATGGGCATGGGCGGTCTGTCGCCCATGGGTGGAGGCCCTAATGGACCCAATCCGCGAGCCATGCAGGGCTCTCCGATGGGCGGTCCGGGCCAGAACTCGCCGATGAACTCTTTGCCCATGGGCTCGCCGATGGGCAATCCCATTGGCAGCCCGCTGGGGCCGCCTTCCGGACCGGGTCCTGGAAATCCTGGCAATCCCGGCGgcccacaacagcaacaacaacctcCGCAGCCACCGATGAACAACGGGCAGATGGGTCCGCCGCCTTTGCACAGTCCGCTGGGCAATGGACCCACCGGTCATGGCAGTCATATGCCCGGAGGACCTATCCCAGGTCCAGGTCCTGGGCCCGGCGGTCTTGTGGGACCCGGTGGCATCTCCCCCGCGCACGGCAACAACCCGGGAGGTCCTGGGAACAACATGCTCGGCGGGAATCccggcggcggcggcaacaacaacaacggaaGCAATACAAACAacgccagcaacaacaatcaaAATCCTCACCTCTCGCCGGCAGCCGGACGCCTGGGAGTGCCGACGTCGATGCAGTCGAATGGACCTTCGGTATCGTCGGTGGCCTCCTCCTCGGTACCCTCGCCCGCCACGCCCACGCTCACGCCCACTTCGACGGCCACGTCGATGTCCACGTCAGTGCCTACATCCTCGCCAGCGCCGCCCGCCATGTCACCGCACCATTCGCTGAACAGCGCCGGCCCCAGTCCGGGCATGCCCAACTCCGGACCCAGTCCGCTGCAGTCGCCCGCCGGCCCCAATGGTCCgaataacaacaacagcaataacaataacaacggACCCATGATGGGCCAGATGAACCCGAACGCAGTTCCTatgcagcaccagcagcacaTGGGCGGCGGCCCACCTGGCCACGGAATGGGCATGAACCAGATGCTGCCACCGCAGCAGCCCTCGCACCTTGGTCCCCCGCATCCGAATATGATGAATCACCCGCACCCGCATTCTCATCCGCACCACCATCCCGGCGGACCACCGCCGCACATGATGGGCGGTCCTGGGATGCACGGAGGACCTGGAGGAATGCCGCCACACATGGGCGGTGGACCCAATCCGCACATGATGGGCGGACCTCATGGGAACGCGGGTCCGCACATGGGCCACGGTCATATGGGCGGAGTACCAGGTCCAGGACCCGGGCCCGGTGGCATGAACGGACCCCCGCACCCGCACATGTCTCCGCACCACGGACACCCGCACCATCACCACAATCCAATGGGCGGACCCGGACCTAACATGTTCGGCGGTGGTGGAGGCGGTCCAATGGGACCCGGAGGACCGATGGGCAACATGGGACCCATGGGCGGCGGACCAATGGGCGGCCCCATGGGCGTGGGGCCCAAACCGATGACAATGGGCGGCGGAAAGATGTATCCGCCGGGCCAGCCGATGGTCTTCAACCCGCAGAATCCCAACGCGCCGCCCATCTATCCGTGTGGCATGTGCCACAAGGAGGTGAACGACAACGACGAGGCCGTGTTCTGTGAATCCGGTTGTAACTTCTTCTTTCACAG AACCTGTGTGGGCCTGACAGAGGCGGCCTTCCAAATGCTCAACAAGGAGGTGTTTGCCGAGTGGTGCTGCGACAAGTGCGTGTCTTCcaagcatattcccatggtcAAGTTCAAGTGTTGA
- the LOC119560518 gene encoding coatomer subunit gamma isoform X2, whose translation MGSFRRDKDEEEDAGPSNAYQNLEKTSVLQETRTFNETPVNARKCIHILTKILYLINQGEQLVAREATDCFFAMTKLFQSKDVVLRRMVYLGIKELSSIAEDVIIVTSSLTKDMTGKEDLYRAAAIRALCSITDNTMLQAVERYMKQCIVDKNAAVSCAALVSSLRLASTAGDVVKRWANEAQEALNSDNIMVQYHALGLLYHIRKSDRLAVSKLVNKLTRGSLKSPYAVCMLIRIACKLIEEEDIPTEELSDSPLFTFIESCLRHKSEMVIYEAAHAIVNLKNTNPRMLSPAFSILQLFCSSPKATLRFAAVRTLNKVAMTHPAAVTTCNLDLEGLITDSNRSVATLAITTLLKTGAESSVERLMKQISTFVAEISDEFKVVVVQAICALCTKYPRKHTVLMNFLSGMLREEGGLEYKTSIVDTIITIIEENVDAKESGLSHLCEFIEDCEHVSLAVRILHLLGKEGPFAATPSKYIRFIYNRVILESPIVRAAAVTAMAQFGASCPALLSNILVLLGRCQMDPDDEVRDRATYYLSILNSERPELYKNYIIERENCSLALLEKSLVDHLNGDLETRFDISIVPKAAIVKPVIANDVMLVTSTAPRPPKITREEESAARLAQLPGIQVLGPIHRSTAPIQLTESETEYTVQCIKHIFGQHVVFQFDCLNTLSDQFLENVRVELTLPEGFTTRAVIPCPKLPYNDLQTTFVIVEFPPDAASSIATFGATLRFVVKDCDPNTGEPDSEEGYDDEYMLEDLELTVADQIQKTKKNNFQVAWDAADSEEWLQAEDTFVLSAVTTLQDAVNTIVKILGLGAANLSEKVPEGTHLHTLLCSGTFRGGADVLVRAKLALSEGVTLNLTVRSTDQDVAELITAAIG comes from the exons ATGGGTTCGTTCCGCCGCGACAaagacgaggaggaggacg CAGGACCGAGCAATGCGTACCAGAATCTGGAGAAGACTTCGGTGCTCCAGGAGACGCGCACCTTCAACGAGACGCCGGTGAACGCGCGGAAGTGCATCCACATCCTGACCAAGATCCTGTACCTGATCAACCAGGGCGAGCAGCTGGTGGCCCGCGAGGCCACCGATTGCTTCTTCGCGATGACGAAGCTCTTCCAGTCCAAGGACGTGGTGCTGCGCCGCATGGTCTACTTGGGCATCAAGGAGCTGAGCTCCATTGCCGAGGACGTGATCATCGTGACCAGCTCGCTGACGAAGGACATGACCGGCAAGGAGGATCTCTACAGGGCCGCCGCCATCCGAGCCTTGTGCAGCATCACCGACAACACCATGTTGCAGGCCGTGGAGCGCTACATGAAGCAGTGCATCGTGGACAAGAACGCGGCGGTCTCTTGCGCCGCCTTGGTCAGCTCCCTGCGACTGGCCAGCACCGCCGGCGACGTGGTCAAGCGGTGGGCCAACGAGGCCCAGGAGGCCCTGAACAGCGACAACATCATGGTGCAGTACCACGCCTTGGGGCTGCTCTACCACATCCGCAAGTCGGATCGGCTGGCGGTGTCCAAGTTGGTCAACAAGCTGACCAGGGGTTCTCTGAAGAGTCCCTACGCCGTGTGTATGTTG ATACGCATTGCCTGcaagctgatcgaggaggaaGACATTCCCACCGAGGAGCTGTCCGACTCGCCCTTGTTCACGTTCATCGAGTCCTGTCTGCGCCACAAGAGCGAGATGGTCATCTACGAGGCCGCGCACGCCATCGTCAACCTGAAGAACACTAATCCGCGAATGCTGTCGCCGGCGTTCTCCATCCTCCAGCTATTCTGCAGCTCGCCGAAGGCCACGCTGCGCTTTGCTGCTGTGCGCACGCTCAACAAGGTGGCCATGACGCACCCGGCGGCGGTGACCACCTGCAATCTGGACTTGGAGGGTCTCATCACGGACTCCAATCGATCGGTGGCCACGCTGGCCATTACCACGCTGTTGAAGACCGGCGCCGAATCATCGGTGGAGCGCCTGATGAAGCAGATCTCCACGTTTGTGGCCGAGATCTCCGACGAGTTcaaggtggtggtggtgcaggCTATTTGTGCCCTGTGCACCAAGTATCCGCGTAAGCACACGGTGCTGATGAACTTCCTCAGCGGTATGCTACGCGAAGAGGGCGGTCTGGAGTACAAGACCTCCATTGTGGACACCATAATCACCATTATCGAGGAGAATGTGGATGCCAAGGAGTCCGGTTTGTCGCACCTATGCGAGTTCATCGAGGACTGCGAGCACGTGTCGCTCGCTGTGAGGATTCTTCACCTGCTGGGCAAAGAGGGACCCTTTGCGGCCACGCCCTCCAAGTACATACGCTTCATCTACAACCGCGTCATCCTGGAGAGTCCCATTGTGCGAGCAGCTGCAGTCACGGCAATGGCCCAGTTTGGAGCCTCTTGTCCGGCTCTGTTGAGCAATATTCTTGTTCTGCTGGGTCGTTGCCAGATGGATCCGGACGACGAGGTGCGGGATAGGGCAACTTACTACCTGAGCATCCTTAACTCGGAGAGGCCAGAGCTCTACAAGAACTACATCATCGAGCGGGAGAATTGCTCACTGGCTCTGCTGGAAAAATCGCTGGTCGACCATCTGAATGGCGATCTAGAGACGCGCTTCGACATTTCCATTGTGCCCAAGGCGGCCATCGTGAAGCCGGTGATTGCCAACGATGTAATGCTGGTGACCAGCACTGCACCGCGACCTCCGAAGATCACGCGCGAGGAGGAGAGCGCCGCCCGTTTGGCCCAGCTGCCGGGAATCCAGGTGCTGGGCCCCATCCATCGCAGCACCGCTCCCATCCAGCTGACCGAAAGCGAAACGGAGTACACGGTGCAGTGCATCAAACACATCTTCGGCCAGCACGTGGTCTTCCAGTTCGACTGCTTGAACACCCTGTCCGATCAATTCCTGGAGAATGTGCGCGTGGAGCTGACTCTGCCCGAAGGATTCACGACCAGGGCGGTCATTCCGTGTCCCAAGTTGCCCTACAACGATCTGCAGACCACATTCGTCATCGTGGAGTTCCCGCCCGATGCAGCCAGTTCCATAG CTACCTTTGGCGCCACTTTGCGATTTGTGGTCAAGGACTGCGATCCCAACACCGGAGAGCCGGATTCGGAAGAAGGCTATGACGACGAGTACATGCTGGAAGACCTGGAGCTCACTGTGGCCGACCAGATACAGAAGACCAAGAAGAACAATTTCCAAGTGGCCTGGGATGCGGCCGACAGCGAAG AATGGCTGCAAGCCGAGGACACCTTCGTGCTGTCGGCAGTCACCACCTTGCAGGATGCGGTCAACACCATAGTGAAGATACTGGGATTGGGCGCAGCAAATCTCTCTGAAAAGGTGCCCGAGGGTACTCACCTGCATACGTTGCTCTGCTCAG GAACCTTCAGGGGCGGCGCCGATGTGCTGGTCCGGGCCAAGCTGGCACTTTCTGAGGGCGTAACGCTGAACCTGACCGTGCGCAGCACAGATCAGGACGTGGCGGAGCTCATTACGGCGGCAATCGGATAA
- the LOC119560518 gene encoding coatomer subunit gamma isoform X3, translating into MGSFRRDKDEEEDGPSNAYQNLEKTSVLQETRTFNETPVNARKCIHILTKILYLINQGEQLVAREATDCFFAMTKLFQSKDVVLRRMVYLGIKELSSIAEDVIIVTSSLTKDMTGKEDLYRAAAIRALCSITDNTMLQAVERYMKQCIVDKNAAVSCAALVSSLRLASTAGDVVKRWANEAQEALNSDNIMVQYHALGLLYHIRKSDRLAVSKLVNKLTRGSLKSPYAVCMLIRIACKLIEEEDIPTEELSDSPLFTFIESCLRHKSEMVIYEAAHAIVNLKNTNPRMLSPAFSILQLFCSSPKATLRFAAVRTLNKVAMTHPAAVTTCNLDLEGLITDSNRSVATLAITTLLKTGAESSVERLMKQISTFVAEISDEFKVVVVQAICALCTKYPRKHTVLMNFLSGMLREEGGLEYKTSIVDTIITIIEENVDAKESGLSHLCEFIEDCEHVSLAVRILHLLGKEGPFAATPSKYIRFIYNRVILESPIVRAAAVTAMAQFGASCPALLSNILVLLGRCQMDPDDEVRDRATYYLSILNSERPELYKNYIIERENCSLALLEKSLVDHLNGDLETRFDISIVPKAAIVKPVIANDVMLVTSTAPRPPKITREEESAARLAQLPGIQVLGPIHRSTAPIQLTESETEYTVQCIKHIFGQHVVFQFDCLNTLSDQFLENVRVELTLPEGFTTRAVIPCPKLPYNDLQTTFVIVEFPPDAASSIATFGATLRFVVKDCDPNTGEPDSEEGYDDEYMLEDLELTVADQIQKTKKNNFQVAWDAADSEEWLQAEDTFVLSAVTTLQDAVNTIVKILGLGAANLSEKVPEGTHLHTLLCSGTFRGGADVLVRAKLALSEGVTLNLTVRSTDQDVAELITAAIG; encoded by the exons ATGGGTTCGTTCCGCCGCGACAaagacgaggaggaggacg GACCGAGCAATGCGTACCAGAATCTGGAGAAGACTTCGGTGCTCCAGGAGACGCGCACCTTCAACGAGACGCCGGTGAACGCGCGGAAGTGCATCCACATCCTGACCAAGATCCTGTACCTGATCAACCAGGGCGAGCAGCTGGTGGCCCGCGAGGCCACCGATTGCTTCTTCGCGATGACGAAGCTCTTCCAGTCCAAGGACGTGGTGCTGCGCCGCATGGTCTACTTGGGCATCAAGGAGCTGAGCTCCATTGCCGAGGACGTGATCATCGTGACCAGCTCGCTGACGAAGGACATGACCGGCAAGGAGGATCTCTACAGGGCCGCCGCCATCCGAGCCTTGTGCAGCATCACCGACAACACCATGTTGCAGGCCGTGGAGCGCTACATGAAGCAGTGCATCGTGGACAAGAACGCGGCGGTCTCTTGCGCCGCCTTGGTCAGCTCCCTGCGACTGGCCAGCACCGCCGGCGACGTGGTCAAGCGGTGGGCCAACGAGGCCCAGGAGGCCCTGAACAGCGACAACATCATGGTGCAGTACCACGCCTTGGGGCTGCTCTACCACATCCGCAAGTCGGATCGGCTGGCGGTGTCCAAGTTGGTCAACAAGCTGACCAGGGGTTCTCTGAAGAGTCCCTACGCCGTGTGTATGTTG ATACGCATTGCCTGcaagctgatcgaggaggaaGACATTCCCACCGAGGAGCTGTCCGACTCGCCCTTGTTCACGTTCATCGAGTCCTGTCTGCGCCACAAGAGCGAGATGGTCATCTACGAGGCCGCGCACGCCATCGTCAACCTGAAGAACACTAATCCGCGAATGCTGTCGCCGGCGTTCTCCATCCTCCAGCTATTCTGCAGCTCGCCGAAGGCCACGCTGCGCTTTGCTGCTGTGCGCACGCTCAACAAGGTGGCCATGACGCACCCGGCGGCGGTGACCACCTGCAATCTGGACTTGGAGGGTCTCATCACGGACTCCAATCGATCGGTGGCCACGCTGGCCATTACCACGCTGTTGAAGACCGGCGCCGAATCATCGGTGGAGCGCCTGATGAAGCAGATCTCCACGTTTGTGGCCGAGATCTCCGACGAGTTcaaggtggtggtggtgcaggCTATTTGTGCCCTGTGCACCAAGTATCCGCGTAAGCACACGGTGCTGATGAACTTCCTCAGCGGTATGCTACGCGAAGAGGGCGGTCTGGAGTACAAGACCTCCATTGTGGACACCATAATCACCATTATCGAGGAGAATGTGGATGCCAAGGAGTCCGGTTTGTCGCACCTATGCGAGTTCATCGAGGACTGCGAGCACGTGTCGCTCGCTGTGAGGATTCTTCACCTGCTGGGCAAAGAGGGACCCTTTGCGGCCACGCCCTCCAAGTACATACGCTTCATCTACAACCGCGTCATCCTGGAGAGTCCCATTGTGCGAGCAGCTGCAGTCACGGCAATGGCCCAGTTTGGAGCCTCTTGTCCGGCTCTGTTGAGCAATATTCTTGTTCTGCTGGGTCGTTGCCAGATGGATCCGGACGACGAGGTGCGGGATAGGGCAACTTACTACCTGAGCATCCTTAACTCGGAGAGGCCAGAGCTCTACAAGAACTACATCATCGAGCGGGAGAATTGCTCACTGGCTCTGCTGGAAAAATCGCTGGTCGACCATCTGAATGGCGATCTAGAGACGCGCTTCGACATTTCCATTGTGCCCAAGGCGGCCATCGTGAAGCCGGTGATTGCCAACGATGTAATGCTGGTGACCAGCACTGCACCGCGACCTCCGAAGATCACGCGCGAGGAGGAGAGCGCCGCCCGTTTGGCCCAGCTGCCGGGAATCCAGGTGCTGGGCCCCATCCATCGCAGCACCGCTCCCATCCAGCTGACCGAAAGCGAAACGGAGTACACGGTGCAGTGCATCAAACACATCTTCGGCCAGCACGTGGTCTTCCAGTTCGACTGCTTGAACACCCTGTCCGATCAATTCCTGGAGAATGTGCGCGTGGAGCTGACTCTGCCCGAAGGATTCACGACCAGGGCGGTCATTCCGTGTCCCAAGTTGCCCTACAACGATCTGCAGACCACATTCGTCATCGTGGAGTTCCCGCCCGATGCAGCCAGTTCCATAG CTACCTTTGGCGCCACTTTGCGATTTGTGGTCAAGGACTGCGATCCCAACACCGGAGAGCCGGATTCGGAAGAAGGCTATGACGACGAGTACATGCTGGAAGACCTGGAGCTCACTGTGGCCGACCAGATACAGAAGACCAAGAAGAACAATTTCCAAGTGGCCTGGGATGCGGCCGACAGCGAAG AATGGCTGCAAGCCGAGGACACCTTCGTGCTGTCGGCAGTCACCACCTTGCAGGATGCGGTCAACACCATAGTGAAGATACTGGGATTGGGCGCAGCAAATCTCTCTGAAAAGGTGCCCGAGGGTACTCACCTGCATACGTTGCTCTGCTCAG GAACCTTCAGGGGCGGCGCCGATGTGCTGGTCCGGGCCAAGCTGGCACTTTCTGAGGGCGTAACGCTGAACCTGACCGTGCGCAGCACAGATCAGGACGTGGCGGAGCTCATTACGGCGGCAATCGGATAA